The genomic window tgtgtcatgtgagtgcATCTGTctctaaaaaatatgatttttgagtGCCACCATCATTGTGGTTTGTGAGTTAAATGTGAAGAACGCCTGGTGGGAAAACTTGATTTAAAACTCATCGGCAAGATGCCATACTATATTGCTGAGACTACAAGTTCACAGCTTATTACACTTACAACAACAAATGTTTGACAGAAAAATGGAAGTGGTATAAAGTAAATTGCCTCAATGTCATTAAAGactttgacaaaaatgtttctTGTAGATGTGACAAAATAAATTTAAGTTGGTATAACAATACTTgataaaatgtattcaaataaatTAGTTTTTGATGAAAAaggtttaattttgttaaaaaagttTCCTTAATTTTATTAAGTtcattgaacatttttattttttcagtgcagGAATGCATTGACTTTGGAAGGACTTGTCGAATCTTATCAATCTTATCAATTTAATAAAATCTAATATTtgtcattatatttaaatataaatacaattttaaatatgtaaaagccttaggcacttgtgaaaaatgttgcatagtgaggatgtcgtAATGATTTccctagcggccactagaggtcgcAAGAAGgtttaagacttttagtttgaagtttgatTTTTATTGtgcctctgttctctgtgttccctTTGATTCATTCCAgttgtgtcttgttctcattggtttattgtctttttaacttgttatcagtcttgtattttcattggttcatgttttagtagtattgttatcttgttattagttaagtcttgtcattggttgtatttgtcatgtgtttcccttgtCCGTGTATTTAAGACCTCATGTTCCCTCTAGTCCTTTGTCAATTATTGTTTGGTTGTAACATtgtgtccagtccagtccagtccagtccagtccatgtTTGGTTTCACTGTTTGGCTATACTTGTTTCAGGTCTGGCTACCAGCACTGTAAACAGTGGTGGCTGGTCCATAGGGGGTGCTTTCCACCTTGTggatttttaaagtaattttttaaaacttattttaagtaTGTGTGTTTAAACTGCATAATAACGTGTAATATATAAATCATTATGTGGGGGAAAATTAGCTTCCTTTTCATCCCTTCCTTGTCAAGAGTCCCAACCACCACCGAATGTGCATGCTTGGGGGGCTTTTTCCAGCGCCCCTCGGCGGAGCAGTGCAACCAATGCTGACACGATATTCACATGTGCAAAAGAAATTTAGCCATTCAGCAGCCTCGATATTACGGCCTGAGGGGCGATTCTCTCAGCGCCCCAAGTGTGCGCAGTCAGTGGTGGTTGGGACTCTTGACATAGTCACGTTCCCTGTCAACATCGTCTCATTGGACGACTGACAGTCTCTGCCAGTAGATTGTAATACTATAGCAATGATGAACGCGGACACAGGAGCAGGATCTCAGCTGCCCAGTCTGCCCCCAAATTCAATAAGATCTCTTTAGCAAAATCAATTTGAGAGGAGAACTTTGGTGGAGAAACTACGGGTAAAAGAGCTTGGCCCAGATCAACCTGacatcaacatcaaacaacaggctagcgaaaagagcaaaacgtacacacgaatcaaatcgaatcacttttattgtcacacatccatatacacaagtgcaatggtgtgtgaaattcttgggtgcagttccgatcaacatagcagtcgtgacagtgatgagacatataccaatttacaataaacatcaaatttacacaacacaatttaaagtctaatatacacataattacacacaacacaatatacaaataataacatacactgtacagtatacaatacgcacaatatagatacacattattcaataaaaaaagtatatatagtatatatagaatgtacagtaggttgtattgtactgtattgacattcaggctgtcggttgatagtaagttgttaagagagaatataatataataataatataatttatgacagtcctgtgtgagatataagagtaataaagtgcagtgctgatgtattttgattgtggaaaatcaagagttcaaaagtctgattgcttgggggaagaagctatcatgaagtcggctggtgcgggtcctgatgctgcgataccacctgcctgatggtagcagtgagaacagcccatggttcgggtggctggagtctctgatgatcctccgagcttttttcacacaccacctggtatatatgtcctggagggagggaagctcacctccgatgatgtgtctggcagttcgcaccaccctttgcagtgctttgcggttgtgggctgtgctattgccgtaccaggcagatatgcagccagtcaggatgctttctcgttggaaagagatccgtgctttcagctcgttATCCGGAGActaaacatttgccagtagaattctgggtagtgggggtcgatttgtgcaccgtcttactctgatgagaactccagctctgtttccccttttccttctgcgtttccgcgtccgggctgcccagacaaagggctccacttgtgtgtttgtaaacagcgggtcggcattgaggaatttgaagtccggtttacggtgtgtaattgctgaaccaatgtccaaaagtgtttgtctgtcatagacaataaggcagacaacatccaagacaaaaaacataagaattgtaaacaaaacaaacaaaacactaccatgttgtatcggagctcgcaacacagcagccatactcggcgccgtCTTGAGTCCATCCACGATGCTTCTCCTGTACTTGGTACAGCAGAAAGTCTTGGCTAGCTGGATGTAGTCATGCCAATGCCTTATTTTGCTTTCCATGTCTACTTTTTAAAATGACGGGGACAGATGGAACATGGACTGTTTTAGGATTAAGGGACCTAAAACATTTATCAGAGAGGACAAAGAAGCACATATGGGCAATAGTGCTACGCAACTGGACGAAGGCCACAGAATCGGGGATTAAAAAGCACAATGAAGAGGTGGATAAGAATAGGCGCattttatcaaagataattgacTGTGTGAAATTCTGTGGGGCATTTGAGCTAGACTTGTGCGGCCACGATGAGACCGAATCTTCAGACAACCCTGGTGTTTTCAGGTGGTTAGTAGATCTTGTCTCCTCGCTAGACAATGTGTTGGACGAGCACCTTCAGACAGCTACCATTTTCAAAGGCACCTCAAAGACTGTGCAAAACGAACTTTTGGACTGCATGCTGTCAGTTCTTAAAGATTGCATTCTGGAGGAAGTAAACAAGGCCGATTATCTTGCCATGCAGGCAGATGAGACAATGGACTCACTGCCAGTTGGTGCTTGTGCTGTGGTGCATCAACCCCCATAACAACATCCAAGAGCATTTTTTCGAGTTCATCCCTCTTCAGAATGCAAACGCTGACACAATTGCCACAGCTCTTTTGGAGAGGCTGTGCACAGTCCTCCCTGAGGGACAAGAGAGCAAACTAATCACCCAGGCCTATGATGGGGCTGTTGTGATGAGGGGAGCCACAGGTGTCAAGCGAACCGCCATGCTTGATCAAGTGGTGGCACACAGACTTCCTGGAACTTTGACAACAAGATGGAACTTCCACAGTCGTGCTGTTAACACAGTGTATGAGCACAAAGATGACCTCCTATGGTGTTTCCTGACCATCAAAGACTCTGGTAACTTTGATCCTTCATCTGTCAGAGAGGCCGGGGGCTTTGTGAGAATGCTGGAAGATGAGGATTTCTGATTTTTCCTGACATTATTTCACAAGATCATGCCACATGTGGACATGCTGTTTAACCAGCTGCAGAAGAGGAACTTCAACTCTGTCTACATCGCAGGACTCATCCAGAGGTTCACCAACAGCATGCTGAATATCAGgtaaattattatttatcattgGCTGAGAAAATGCGTATAATGAGACAGTGAATAGGAAATCAAGTTAGGATGATAATATAGACACAGTTTATTAAACACAGTACACAATGACAGACTAACTGTAGATGGTAACTTGTGTTTTGGATCAGGGACTCCATTTAGGTTGAAATTTTAAATTtcacaaatgtaaatatataattacTGAATGCAAATGTATTTCATTGACTGGTACcattacatttgaaaaaataaataaaaataaaaaatagatctaATGTGTGCCTATAAAAAAGTGTTCCAAATGTCTGCTAGTAGTTTATTAGCTCAGCTGTTATAGAAAAAACTCTTAGTTCTTATGCTAGTGTAACATTATCAGGATAGTAGCAGGCTAATTTGCCATTTTATAACTATTCCTTTCATGTTATCTTGGCAAGATCAATGATGTCAGAGGGAAAGTTTACTGTTTATTATATTCATTCGAGTTCAGGTAGCGGTTATAGGTTACTCAGCGAGAATATTGTATGTTAATACACAAAttgagaatacatttaaaatggtaGCTATTGGCGAGAACTGATGTTCATCAGTTAGATAACTTTTGAGGTAAGTCATATAATCAAAAATGGTCAGATTGGTTGGTGGGGGTAGGAGCTTGCCTGATGTgtgttaataatattattatataataagatGCTCCTAATATTACCTTGCATGCGGGGGCAAACGAGAAAGCCTGGGTGAGGTGCAAGCTGTAGAAATAGCCCAAAAttttacatgacatatttatttatttaaagctaaTTTATTTTCCACATAACACTATAATATATTCCAAAACTTGGTCTGCTTAGTTGGCTGTGGCACCAGCCATACAGGCCGACATGTAAGCAGTTTGAATTGACACTTTCATCCCCTAAAGTCaagcacttttatttttaaacacagtcTCACCCATAGCCTTTAAATACAGCATTTTGTTAGTTGCTTCCATGCATATATAAATTCCTACTGAATGCTACAGGTACAGTAGGTTATCATTGCTGATAGTCGCCAGATTGTTAGTAAAATGAGAGCAGAGTCGACTGTCATGAGTCAACGTGTTGACTGCAGTGCTAAGAACCATTAAGAATTCAAATGAAAATGCCAAAGTTTTCATAGTAAGAATGTTTATTAACTTGTGAATAATGTGAATAACAGGAGCAAAACAGCACAGTTTCATgagattattattaaaaaaggtCTGTCTTTAGCATTGTTTTATTCTTTAGAAGAGCAGCTTTGTGTATTTTAAAGAAGATATAATAAATCTCACTgctataaatatttcttttgaaagtgaaagaaatAAGAGGACATCATTTTACAACAAGTCCTCTAAAAGTTCTAGACAGCTCTATTGAACAGAACTAATGGATTTAAACGCAAGGAGTGcaatatttgcaatatttgatGTTCTTCTTAAGGCCAGTCACAACATTTACAAGAATCAACAAAGACCAGGCCAGGCTGGCATTTCTGCAGGTATGTGTTTCCACGGAAGCACTGGAAGTAAGTGGTCTCATCAGCAGGGTTGGGGTACAAACCATCTGGTTTACCAGCACAGAAGGAGCTGAGGGGGTCGGCGGTTGTGGTAGGTCCTGGTGTAGTGGTGGGTTTGGGAGGGAAACCTGTGAAAATAGAGAGGACAGAATGAATTTCAGACTGCTTTATCTACACAAGTATGGCTTGAATTAAATGTTCTGCATCATCACATGATTATCctttcaaagtgattattaaccTAATGAGTTGCGCAGATGGGTGACAAGAGGGTAAGCTCCTTGATAACAGAAACGGCCAGCAAAATCGTCCAAATCTAAGGTGTACACTGAGGCTCCACCCAAGTTCATGGAGTTAAGCCACTGCACCTGTTTAAGCAAATGTCACAGAAGAGTAGTCAGAATAAGGGGACGGCAGTCAAACCTTGCATTGTCTTAAATTTCTCTGCATATTTGACAGACAGACATTCATTTACCTTAGCAGCAAAGCTTTCACGGTTGTCATAGCCCACCCAAGCATTTCCTTGAACTGCATAGGGCACCTTCTGCTCCTCAATCCATCCCAATGTGGCACTTGATTCCATGGGGCAGATCTGTGGACCACAAAACATTCCATGATCCTTGTGTTGTTCCGACACATCTTGCAAAATCAAACTTCAAAATGCATTGGACCTAGATTTGGTGAAGTGTTACACTTAATGTGATGTGAATaaagtggttctcagctggtgggTTGTGTTTTGATAAGGTCACAGatagcagggaaaaaacaatgctaaatgtaaatattaaaatgcagttTACCATTTAATTGTGCATAGTTTGGACAGTGAAATAAATAGGCTTACAAGGTAGAGAAAACGCTTCCcacatcttttgttgttgacatcataGGCTGAGAATCAAATCAAACTTTATGGTATTttgttgcatatttatttgtCACATGTTAATATGGCTAATACTGATATAATATTTGGCCAAGTGTTTGTTGCATGTGTTAAGCGGCTTTCACATGTCTCGGAGGTGTGGAGATGGAGGCGGAGGTGTGCACAGTAATCATTGAAAACCTgtattcaaaaaaagaaaaaaaaaaagtcctggcAATTGCTTTGATACAGTACATTTGTTGTAGAAAGCAATAAGAGGAATCATTTACGTAAAGGTATTAGGATGTTCTTGCTGATTTTACATTAGTTAAAACAACTGCGGTCTCGGGATGTTTgcaaacaaataagtaaatatttatgtataaaaatcAATTATGAAACATTCTTTCAAGAACTTTGAAAGTTTTTGTTGCTTTGTAATTTAAAAGACAACATAAGTGAGGAAAAAACCTGTGACACTAAAAAGACAGACTTTGCATATATGCaaattgtctggtaatcattgGCTGACACTTCGAAAGGTCATTGGCAACTTAAACAGAACATTCTCCTatggttattttttatgttttatttgtataaccataaactaaccctCCTAGAACATTGCAGGGATGCTTCAATcctgatcagtgttgggtaagttactcaaaataagcaATCCACTaccaattactaattacttccctAAAAATtttatcagattactttactgattacttaatgtaaaaagtaatcacattgccaattatttccttttaagttactttctaaatcacttttcatagaaaagtttttggttttcccctcaaattcaaaatgtctaaatttcctcattcattgttgcacactcttcagctgtcacagacacCTACTAtctaacagacatacatatgaattaatattttaaatgtgttatacATATTATTTAACACAAGTAAATTACTTAAAAgcaattactttaattgaaagtcagtaactgtaatctgattacaagaatttaaaatgtaaggcattacatttctttttcttgaataaaaattaattcgattacagtaactaattacttagtAATCGGATATATCCAACAGTGTATTTGGCAGTGTTGATGCGGGTCATATGGAAGTCATGTTAATAATtatgcatattgttgggcctatgcagttcatggtaaaattaatgcatttcatGTTGttcttaaggacatttttgttacttCTGGTGCAGCACTGGGTCGACACTTCATGTCTTTGTTTTTGGTCCaaacaagttgagaaccactgatcatatattttcatatactTTTGGGACTAGCTAAGTAAGTGTGAAGTAATGTTTTAAAACCTCATAATAGGACCAGTATCCTGCATCACGTGTGTAGGGACCGGCACCAGCAGGGCCATTGGCTGGGGCACCGAGACCTGTGTCCGCAGTTTTGAGCGTGAATGTCCGTCCGTATGTGGGGAAGCCAACGAGCACTCTATCAGCAGGAGCGCCACCATTCAACCAGTATGTCACAGAGGCGTTCTAATGAAGAGAGtgaagattttacattggacactATTTTAGATTTTGAATGTGAATTTATGGATGTCACACTTACAATGTTCATGTCAACGTCATTTCCACTGTCAAAGGAGCTCCGGTAAAGGGGGCTGTTGTGTCCTGTCACTGGATCCCAGTGGCCGTGGTATTCATGGGTCATGATGCTCAAGAAGTCCAGCAGACTATAATGACGGGAAGATTGAGGAAGTTTTGTATACTTTATATGTGCTTTCACCTTATT from Myxocyprinus asiaticus isolate MX2 ecotype Aquarium Trade chromosome 35, UBuf_Myxa_2, whole genome shotgun sequence includes these protein-coding regions:
- the LOC127426300 gene encoding acidic mammalian chitinase-like, which codes for MTKLTLLAGLGLLLTLQIVASTKLVCYMANWAQYRPGNGKFTPENVDPFLCTHVIYSLATISPKNELTTIEYNDEIMYKSLNDLKNVNPQLKTMLSVGGTVNGISPFIKMVSTPETRKAFIRSAMLFLRAHNFDGLDIDWEYPGHNGSPPEDKQRFTTFIKELRLAIEQEAVDLKKTPFVLSCRVAAFTSTIENAYEIAAVSGLLDFLSIMTHEYHGHWDPVTGHNSPLYRSSFDSGNDVDMNINASVTYWLNGGAPADRVLVGFPTYGRTFTLKTADTGLGAPANGPAGAGPYTRDAGYWSYYEICPMESSATLGWIEEQKVPYAVQGNAWVGYDNRESFAAKVQWLNSMNLGGASVYTLDLDDFAGRFCYQGAYPLVTHLRNSLGFPPKPTTTPGPTTTADPLSSFCAGKPDGLYPNPADETTYFQCFRGNTYLQKCQPGLVFVDSCKCCDWP